A genomic window from Gymnodinialimonas ceratoperidinii includes:
- a CDS encoding GTA head formation protein, RCAP_rcc01685 family, producing MSEPRGVSGSRYLYAPFDAANAQIEANERVQQERWAALAFRLEAIELALQRLEKRLWLAVFGVVSVILAQGISQLLNMNVGV from the coding sequence ATGAGCGAGCCGCGCGGGGTGAGCGGCTCTCGCTACCTCTATGCGCCGTTCGACGCCGCCAACGCGCAGATCGAGGCCAACGAGCGGGTGCAGCAGGAGCGGTGGGCCGCGCTGGCGTTCCGGCTCGAGGCCATCGAGCTGGCGCTGCAACGGCTGGAAAAGCGCCTCTGGCTGGCGGTCTTTGGCGTCGTCTCGGTGATCCTGGCGCAGGGCATCAGTCAGCTACTCAACATGAACGTCGGCGT